A part of Vibrio sp. B1FLJ16 genomic DNA contains:
- a CDS encoding DMT family transporter yields MGYEWLALCAAFLWAISSLISVIPAQHLGAFSYSRWRMGCTAVILTTMAWVTGGWLSVSVEHVTPMMASGLIGIFIGDTALFACMNRMGPRQAGLLFSCHAVFSTILGFFLFSESMTTMELLGSALVFSGVVMAIFFGRRGQTNNVLEEVKGNIWIGIGLGLTAAMCQALGGIIAKPVMQTSVDPVAASAIRMISAFIAHCLLLVIGVKVARPTQRITWRVFGITALNGFLAMAIGMTLILYALREGNVGMVALLSSTTPIMLLPLLWIYTKRRPNRFAWLGAALAVIGAGILVQ; encoded by the coding sequence ATGGGTTATGAATGGCTAGCACTCTGTGCTGCTTTTTTGTGGGCTATCTCCAGCCTAATCTCCGTCATTCCAGCGCAACACCTGGGCGCATTTTCTTATAGTCGTTGGCGAATGGGGTGCACAGCAGTAATCCTGACTACCATGGCATGGGTAACTGGCGGATGGCTGAGTGTTTCTGTCGAGCATGTTACTCCGATGATGGCATCTGGCTTAATTGGTATTTTTATTGGCGATACAGCCCTGTTCGCGTGTATGAACCGTATGGGGCCAAGACAAGCAGGACTCCTGTTCTCCTGCCATGCAGTATTCTCAACCATATTAGGCTTCTTTTTGTTCAGCGAAAGCATGACTACCATGGAACTGCTTGGATCCGCACTGGTATTTAGTGGCGTGGTGATGGCGATTTTCTTTGGGCGACGAGGGCAAACCAACAACGTTCTCGAAGAGGTAAAAGGCAATATCTGGATTGGTATTGGCCTGGGACTCACAGCAGCGATGTGTCAGGCACTCGGCGGTATCATTGCCAAGCCAGTGATGCAGACCAGTGTTGACCCTGTTGCAGCGTCGGCGATTCGTATGATCAGTGCGTTCATTGCACATTGCTTATTGCTTGTCATCGGAGTCAAAGTCGCCAGACCGACACAGCGTATCACCTGGCGAGTCTTTGGTATTACCGCGTTGAACGGCTTTCTGGCGATGGCCATTGGGATGACACTGATTCTTTATGCACTACGTGAAGGGAATGTCGGCATGGTCGCGCTACTATCGTCAACAACACCTATCATGCTGCTGCCACTGCTATGGATATACACCAAGCGCCGCCCAAACCGATTTGCTTGGTTAGGAGCAGCCTTAGCGGTGATAGGAGCAGGTATTCTGGTACAGTAG
- the gpmM gene encoding 2,3-bisphosphoglycerate-independent phosphoglycerate mutase, whose protein sequence is MSAKKPLALVILDGYGYREDTASNAIANAKTPVMDALIANNPNTLISASGMDVGLPDGQMGNSEVGHTNIGAGRVVYQDLTRITKSIADGEFAQTPALVEAIDAAVKAEKAVHIMGLMSPGGVHSHEDHIYAAVEMAAARGAEKIYLHCFLDGRDTPPRSAQNSLQRFQDLFAKLGKGRVASLVGRYYAMDRDNNWERVQVAYDLLTQAKAEFTAETAVAGLEAAYAREENDEFVKATAIKAEGQEDAVMQDGDAVIFMNYRADRARQITRAFVPGFDGFERAAFPAINFVMLTQYAADIPLATAFPPASLENTYGEWLSKQGQTQLRISETEKYAHVTFFFNGGVENEFEGEERQLVASPKVATYDLQPEMSSPELTEKLVAAIKSGKYDTIICNYPNADMVGHTGVYEAAEKAIEALDESVGKVVEAIKEVGGQLLITADHGNAEMMVDPETGGTHTAHTNLPVPLIYVGDKAVEFKQGGKLSDLAPTMLSLSGLEIPAEMSGDILVK, encoded by the coding sequence ATGTCAGCTAAGAAGCCATTGGCTCTAGTTATCCTTGACGGTTACGGTTACCGTGAAGACACAGCAAGTAACGCAATTGCAAATGCGAAAACTCCAGTAATGGATGCACTGATTGCGAACAACCCAAACACTCTAATCTCTGCATCAGGTATGGATGTTGGCCTTCCTGACGGTCAAATGGGTAACTCAGAAGTTGGTCACACTAACATTGGCGCAGGTCGCGTTGTATACCAGGATCTAACTCGTATCACTAAGTCTATCGCTGACGGCGAGTTTGCACAGACGCCAGCTCTGGTTGAAGCTATCGACGCTGCTGTGAAAGCAGAAAAAGCGGTACACATCATGGGGCTGATGTCTCCGGGTGGCGTACACTCTCACGAAGACCATATTTACGCGGCAGTTGAAATGGCGGCAGCACGTGGCGCTGAAAAAATCTACCTGCACTGCTTCCTGGACGGTCGTGATACGCCGCCACGCAGCGCACAAAATTCTTTGCAACGTTTCCAGGACCTGTTTGCGAAACTAGGTAAAGGCCGTGTTGCTTCTCTGGTTGGTCGTTACTACGCAATGGACCGTGACAACAACTGGGAACGTGTTCAGGTAGCTTACGATCTTCTAACTCAGGCGAAAGCAGAGTTCACTGCAGAAACGGCAGTAGCTGGTCTTGAGGCGGCTTACGCTCGCGAAGAAAATGATGAGTTCGTAAAAGCGACTGCAATTAAGGCAGAAGGCCAAGAAGACGCAGTTATGCAAGATGGCGATGCGGTTATCTTCATGAACTACCGCGCTGACCGTGCTCGTCAAATTACTCGTGCATTCGTTCCTGGATTTGACGGCTTCGAGCGCGCTGCATTCCCGGCAATCAACTTTGTAATGCTGACTCAATACGCGGCAGATATCCCTCTGGCGACAGCATTCCCACCTGCATCTCTGGAAAATACTTACGGTGAGTGGTTATCTAAGCAAGGTCAAACTCAGCTACGTATCTCTGAAACAGAGAAATACGCACACGTAACGTTCTTCTTCAACGGTGGTGTTGAGAACGAATTCGAAGGCGAAGAACGTCAGCTAGTTGCTTCTCCAAAAGTAGCGACTTACGACCTTCAACCAGAAATGAGTTCTCCAGAGCTAACTGAGAAGCTAGTTGCGGCTATCAAATCTGGCAAGTACGACACTATCATCTGTAACTACCCGAACGCAGATATGGTTGGTCACACTGGTGTTTACGAAGCGGCAGAAAAAGCTATCGAAGCACTAGATGAAAGCGTTGGTAAAGTGGTTGAAGCGATCAAAGAAGTTGGTGGCCAACTACTTATTACTGCTGACCACGGTAACGCAGAGATGATGGTTGACCCTGAAACTGGCGGTACTCACACTGCGCACACTAACCTGCCAGTACCACTAATCTACGTGGGTGACAAAGCGGTTGAGTTTAAACAAGGCGGTAAACTGTCTGACCTTGCGCCAACCATGCTTTCTCTGTCTGGCTTAGAAATTCCTGCAGAAATGTCTGGTGACATTCTGGTTAAGTAA
- a CDS encoding rhodanese-like domain-containing protein, which yields MQEYIQFFQQNMILSLVWVGLLIALIMNIVKSATAAYKEINVNQLTHLINRENGVVVDIRTKDEYKKGHITDSLHILPSDIKAGSFGSLENHKSDPIIIVCKTGQTAQESANLLAKAGFTNVSLLKSGLIAWNEANLPLVRGNKK from the coding sequence ATGCAAGAGTACATTCAATTTTTCCAACAGAACATGATTCTATCTTTGGTTTGGGTAGGTCTTCTTATCGCATTAATCATGAATATCGTGAAGTCAGCAACGGCTGCGTATAAAGAAATCAACGTAAACCAGCTGACACACCTGATTAACCGCGAAAACGGTGTTGTGGTGGATATCCGTACCAAGGATGAATACAAAAAAGGTCATATCACCGACTCACTTCACATTTTGCCGTCAGACATCAAAGCGGGTAGCTTCGGTAGCCTTGAAAACCATAAATCCGACCCAATCATCATAGTATGCAAGACGGGCCAAACCGCTCAGGAGAGCGCAAACCTACTGGCAAAAGCAGGCTTTACCAATGTAAGCCTACTGAAGAGCGGTTTGATTGCATGGAACGAAGCGAACCTTCCTTTGGTACGTGGTAACAAAAAATAA
- the secB gene encoding protein-export chaperone SecB, with protein MAEATPQDAQQNFAIQRIFLKDVSFEAPNSPVVFQKEWNPDVKLDLDTQSRELGEGVYEVVLRLTVTVKNEEENAFLCEVQQGGIFTAEKMEAGQLAHCLGAFCPNILFPYARETISSLVVKGTFPQLNLAPVNFDALFMNYLQQQAQQGEGEAEA; from the coding sequence ATGGCTGAAGCTACACCACAAGACGCACAACAAAACTTCGCAATTCAACGTATCTTTCTGAAAGACGTATCTTTCGAAGCTCCAAACTCTCCAGTAGTGTTCCAAAAAGAATGGAACCCAGACGTTAAACTAGACCTAGACACTCAAAGCCGTGAGCTGGGTGAAGGCGTTTACGAAGTTGTTCTGCGTCTGACAGTTACTGTTAAGAACGAAGAAGAGAATGCGTTCCTATGTGAAGTTCAGCAAGGTGGTATCTTCACAGCTGAAAAAATGGAAGCTGGTCAGCTAGCGCATTGCCTGGGCGCATTCTGTCCTAACATCCTATTCCCATACGCTCGCGAAACTATCTCAAGCCTAGTAGTGAAAGGTACGTTCCCGCAACTGAACCTAGCGCCAGTTAACTTTGACGCGCTATTCATGAACTACCTGCAACAGCAAGCTCAACAAGGTGAAGGCGAAGCTGAAGCGTAA
- the gpsA gene encoding NAD(P)H-dependent glycerol-3-phosphate dehydrogenase, whose product MTQTKTNSAYGKDIAMTVIGAGSYGTSLAISLARNGANVILWGHEPEHMARLEADRANHEFLPGIDFPESLIIESDLEKAVQASRDLLVVVPSHVFGIVLKSCKPFLRDDTRICWATKGLEPETGRLLKEVAFDIIGENYSLAVLSGPTFAKELAMGLPTAISVASPDAQFVADLQEKIHCSKTFRVYANDDFIGMQLGGAVKNVIAIGAGMSDGIGFGANARTALITRGLAEMSRLGAALGAKPETFMGMAGLGDLVLTCTDNQSRNRRFGLALGQGKDVDTAQEEIGQVVEGYRNTKEVWMLSQRMGVEMPIVDQIYQVLYQGKDARLAAQDLLARDKKSEGK is encoded by the coding sequence ATGACACAAACAAAAACAAATAGTGCTTACGGCAAAGATATCGCAATGACGGTAATCGGCGCAGGTTCTTACGGTACCTCGCTGGCAATTTCTCTGGCGCGTAACGGTGCCAACGTCATCCTTTGGGGTCACGAACCAGAGCACATGGCGCGCCTGGAAGCGGATCGTGCCAACCACGAATTTTTGCCTGGCATCGATTTTCCTGAAAGTCTGATTATTGAATCCGATTTAGAAAAAGCAGTTCAGGCAAGCCGTGACTTATTGGTAGTAGTCCCTAGTCACGTATTTGGCATCGTATTAAAAAGCTGCAAGCCTTTCCTGCGCGATGATACTCGTATCTGTTGGGCGACCAAAGGTCTGGAACCAGAAACTGGCCGTCTGCTTAAAGAGGTAGCCTTCGACATCATCGGTGAGAATTACTCACTGGCTGTACTGTCAGGGCCGACCTTTGCCAAAGAACTTGCGATGGGCTTACCAACTGCAATTTCAGTGGCCTCACCAGACGCACAGTTTGTCGCGGATCTGCAAGAAAAAATCCACTGCAGTAAAACCTTCCGTGTATACGCAAACGACGATTTCATCGGCATGCAGCTAGGTGGCGCTGTGAAAAACGTAATCGCGATTGGCGCGGGCATGTCTGATGGTATTGGTTTTGGCGCGAATGCCCGTACTGCGCTTATCACCCGTGGCCTGGCAGAAATGAGCCGTTTAGGTGCCGCGCTTGGTGCGAAACCAGAAACCTTCATGGGTATGGCTGGTTTAGGTGACCTAGTACTCACTTGTACCGATAACCAGTCACGTAACCGCCGTTTTGGTCTGGCATTAGGTCAGGGCAAAGATGTCGATACCGCACAAGAAGAAATTGGTCAGGTTGTAGAAGGTTATCGCAATACCAAAGAGGTCTGGATGCTATCCCAGCGTATGGGCGTAGAAATGCCAATTGTTGACCAAATTTATCAAGTGCTGTATCAAGGAAAAGACGCGCGCCTGGCAGCGCAAGATTTACTTGCCCGTGATAAGAAGTCAGAAGGCAAATAG
- the cysE gene encoding serine O-acetyltransferase, protein MKHCEKQKVWDRIVSEAREMSEQEPMLASFYHATIIKHDSLCSALSYILANKLDTASMPAMAVREVIEEAFAADPSITDCAACDICATVNRDPAVSMYSMPLLYLKGYHALQGYRVANWLWSQGRHALATYLQNQISVACQVDIHPAARIGSGIMLDHATGIVIGETAVVENDVSILQDVTLGGTGKECGDRHPKIREGVMIGAGAKILGNIEVGEGAKIGSCSVVLQAVPPHTTVAGVPAKIVGRPKTEKPSLDMDQGFNGKSQSFIHGDGI, encoded by the coding sequence ATGAAACACTGCGAAAAACAGAAAGTCTGGGACAGAATTGTTTCAGAAGCACGCGAAATGTCAGAGCAGGAGCCGATGCTGGCCAGCTTTTACCATGCAACGATCATCAAGCATGACAGTTTGTGTTCGGCTCTGAGTTACATTCTGGCTAATAAACTAGACACAGCATCCATGCCTGCCATGGCAGTGCGGGAAGTGATTGAGGAAGCCTTTGCTGCTGACCCAAGCATTACCGACTGCGCAGCATGTGATATTTGTGCAACGGTTAACCGTGACCCAGCGGTTTCTATGTACTCAATGCCACTGTTGTACCTGAAAGGCTACCACGCACTGCAAGGCTACCGCGTAGCAAACTGGTTGTGGTCGCAAGGCCGTCATGCACTGGCGACCTATCTGCAAAACCAGATCTCCGTCGCGTGTCAGGTAGACATTCACCCGGCAGCACGCATTGGCAGTGGTATCATGCTTGACCATGCTACCGGTATCGTCATCGGTGAAACTGCCGTAGTAGAGAACGATGTATCGATCCTTCAGGACGTCACCTTAGGTGGTACAGGTAAAGAGTGCGGTGATCGTCACCCGAAAATTCGTGAAGGCGTAATGATCGGTGCGGGTGCCAAAATTCTTGGTAATATCGAAGTCGGCGAAGGCGCTAAAATTGGTTCTTGCTCTGTGGTGTTACAAGCGGTTCCGCCGCACACGACAGTAGCGGGTGTACCTGCGAAAATCGTGGGCCGTCCAAAAACGGAAAAACCATCACTCGATATGGATCAGGGATTTAATGGCAAATCTCAAAGTTTTATCCATGGAGATGGTATTTAA
- a CDS encoding murein hydrolase activator EnvC: MAGNSQVRKHNHPVLRSAILLTCALSAMLPLTSSAASQQELKGVSSEINRQKKALSSQEKQLNELQKSLKDQELGISTIEREIKQTKAELTQADKNIDNLEEKIAQQESQRQAQEQDLKQLLQTYYVTERAKANGHLLNQGVEEDRISQYFQHLAKARAEVIDAITKTTQELEHNKNQLDLEKQQIETLLRQQSEKRTALASTQTKRKQTLNKIQSSITNDKRYLAELQRNETRLKAEIAKAAKRNAVPMDGLTKQRGKLPWPISGSVLHNFGSRQTGQVNWKGMVLAARYGQPVKAVYPGTVVFAEYLRGYGLVVLLDHGKGDMTLYGYNQALTKKEGDKVTAGEVIALAGDTGGQDRASLYFEIRRNSEAQNPKSWLKSL, encoded by the coding sequence GTGGCAGGTAACTCTCAAGTGCGAAAACACAATCATCCAGTGCTCCGCTCGGCTATTTTACTAACTTGTGCTTTATCTGCCATGCTCCCCCTCACCTCTTCTGCTGCCAGCCAGCAAGAACTCAAAGGTGTATCCAGCGAAATCAATCGCCAGAAGAAGGCTCTCAGCTCGCAGGAAAAGCAGCTGAACGAGCTGCAGAAATCCTTAAAAGATCAAGAGTTGGGGATTTCCACGATAGAACGTGAAATCAAGCAGACCAAAGCCGAACTCACTCAAGCCGATAAAAATATTGATAATCTGGAAGAAAAAATAGCTCAGCAAGAGAGCCAGCGACAGGCTCAAGAGCAAGACCTCAAGCAACTGCTGCAAACCTATTACGTTACCGAGCGCGCCAAGGCTAACGGCCATCTGCTCAATCAAGGCGTGGAAGAAGACCGCATCAGTCAGTACTTTCAGCATCTGGCAAAAGCCCGCGCAGAAGTGATTGACGCAATCACCAAAACCACTCAGGAGCTGGAGCACAACAAAAACCAGCTGGATCTGGAAAAACAACAGATTGAAACCTTGCTCAGACAACAGTCAGAGAAACGCACTGCACTGGCAAGTACACAAACCAAACGTAAGCAGACGCTGAATAAAATCCAGAGCAGTATTACCAATGACAAACGCTATCTGGCTGAGCTGCAGCGTAATGAAACCCGCTTAAAAGCTGAGATCGCCAAGGCTGCAAAACGTAACGCTGTCCCGATGGACGGTTTAACAAAGCAGCGCGGAAAACTTCCATGGCCGATTAGCGGCAGTGTTCTGCATAACTTCGGCTCGCGCCAGACCGGTCAGGTAAACTGGAAAGGCATGGTGTTAGCAGCACGGTATGGTCAGCCGGTCAAAGCGGTTTACCCGGGAACTGTCGTGTTCGCTGAGTACTTGCGCGGCTACGGTTTAGTCGTACTACTCGACCACGGTAAAGGCGATATGACCCTTTACGGATACAACCAGGCTCTGACGAAGAAAGAAGGTGATAAAGTCACGGCCGGGGAAGTCATTGCTTTAGCAGGTGATACGGGAGGTCAGGACAGAGCGTCGCTCTACTTCGAAATTCGTCGCAACAGTGAAGCCCAGAACCCGAAGTCGTGGCTAAAGAGCCTGTAA
- a CDS encoding DUF5011 domain-containing protein, producing MTVEAGTAYNELNASALDDIDGNVIVTTSGDVDTSTLGVYTVIYTATDAAGNSSTATREVTVVDTTAPVISLSGSPAMSILAREAFTDPGASATDSFEGELIVTTSGSVSNDAEGTYTLTYSAADSSGNTSSETRTVTVNPSILLSVQAQDYFTGELIENTSIEVNAIKGEQEMLVTGTTDSEGAMSVIVMDEAERIVVNADAADYGEHSKLLSATDQTVSLFLQPVNGTVIISDNNAIDLTVSDLAVVSLADNALVDEQGNAPSVPVLAEITIIDPTVDPNLMPGNFETLSTESGEVGLIESFGAVNVTFEDEAGKSYNLAEGQTATVRIPLASGSLSAPETIPLYYFDEATGYWVEEGSAALVTVNGVSYYVGTVTHFTTWNADRLYETVQIHGCVVDSESNPVELAEVRTQGINYLGTAWQTTNEQGLFTIPAKMNSGVLLSVKTNAGLSRTTSIYTTEEDTTLGNCITLEPSAAVVKLTWGQHPSDLDTQFFGPSSESGEESFLVYFANQTEIFEGTGSEIWLDVDDTSSFGPEITTITSFPFAGRYSYAVKHFSGISDIAASPAHVELNYSGQRAVFLPPAGDATDCWAVFDFVVDETGNVTVETVGEWKTDSYCNADEYGVEALAPQRAAPQVEVKHSLLQEMIERKYYAPAN from the coding sequence ATGACCGTAGAAGCCGGTACGGCTTATAATGAGCTTAATGCATCTGCTCTGGATGACATCGACGGTAATGTCATTGTCACTACTTCTGGCGATGTTGACACTTCAACACTCGGCGTTTATACCGTCATCTATACTGCTACGGATGCCGCTGGTAACTCATCGACTGCGACGAGAGAAGTCACGGTGGTTGATACTACGGCTCCTGTAATCTCCCTTTCAGGTAGTCCGGCTATGTCGATTCTCGCGCGAGAAGCATTCACTGATCCTGGTGCAAGTGCCACGGACTCATTTGAAGGTGAACTGATTGTCACGACTTCGGGGAGCGTTTCAAACGATGCTGAAGGGACTTACACTTTGACATACAGTGCAGCTGACAGCTCCGGCAATACGTCTTCTGAAACTCGTACCGTGACCGTGAATCCGAGTATCTTATTATCTGTACAGGCGCAAGATTACTTTACCGGCGAACTCATTGAAAATACTTCGATTGAAGTCAACGCGATTAAAGGCGAGCAGGAGATGCTGGTAACCGGTACCACAGACAGTGAAGGTGCAATGTCTGTGATCGTAATGGATGAAGCTGAACGTATCGTGGTTAACGCAGATGCTGCCGATTACGGTGAACACAGTAAGTTGCTGTCTGCAACTGATCAAACCGTGAGTCTGTTCTTACAGCCAGTCAACGGCACGGTAATAATTTCTGATAATAATGCCATTGACCTGACGGTTTCAGATTTAGCTGTCGTTTCACTTGCTGACAATGCTCTGGTTGATGAGCAAGGCAACGCGCCTTCTGTTCCTGTTCTTGCGGAAATCACTATCATTGACCCGACCGTCGATCCGAATTTAATGCCGGGCAATTTTGAAACGCTTAGTACTGAATCCGGTGAAGTCGGGCTCATCGAGAGTTTTGGTGCAGTCAATGTTACCTTTGAAGATGAAGCAGGCAAAAGCTATAACCTCGCCGAAGGGCAAACCGCAACAGTGAGAATACCACTTGCATCCGGCTCGCTGTCAGCACCTGAGACAATCCCGCTTTACTACTTTGATGAGGCTACCGGATATTGGGTCGAAGAGGGCAGTGCCGCTTTGGTGACAGTTAACGGCGTGAGTTACTACGTAGGCACGGTTACTCACTTTACTACGTGGAATGCTGACCGACTTTACGAAACAGTACAAATTCATGGTTGTGTGGTCGACAGTGAAAGTAACCCGGTAGAGCTTGCGGAAGTTCGTACTCAGGGTATCAATTATTTAGGCACTGCGTGGCAAACGACAAACGAACAAGGTTTGTTCACTATCCCGGCGAAAATGAACTCAGGAGTGTTGCTTTCTGTAAAAACTAATGCAGGTTTAAGCCGTACTACCAGCATTTATACAACGGAGGAGGATACTACACTGGGGAACTGTATTACGTTAGAGCCGTCGGCGGCCGTGGTCAAGCTTACATGGGGTCAGCATCCCAGCGACCTCGATACCCAGTTCTTTGGCCCTAGCTCAGAATCCGGAGAAGAATCGTTTCTGGTTTACTTTGCCAATCAAACAGAAATCTTTGAGGGTACTGGCAGTGAGATCTGGCTCGACGTAGATGACACCAGCAGCTTTGGTCCGGAGATTACGACCATTACTTCATTCCCGTTCGCGGGGCGCTACAGCTATGCGGTGAAACATTTTTCGGGTATCAGCGACATTGCCGCTTCTCCTGCTCACGTAGAGTTAAATTACTCTGGTCAGCGCGCGGTATTCTTGCCACCGGCGGGTGATGCAACCGACTGTTGGGCTGTGTTTGACTTTGTGGTTGATGAAACTGGTAATGTGACAGTTGAAACTGTCGGAGAATGGAAAACGGACTCATACTGTAATGCTGACGAGTATGGTGTTGAAGCCCTTGCTCCACAACGAGCAGCGCCGCAGGTCGAAGTGAAACATTCGCTATTACAAGAGATGATAGAGCGTAAATATTATGCACCAGCCAACTAG